From a region of the Rhipicephalus microplus isolate Deutch F79 unplaced genomic scaffold, USDA_Rmic scaffold_13, whole genome shotgun sequence genome:
- the LOC142784006 gene encoding uncharacterized protein LOC142784006: MPPAIDVVKAIEDFKREMRAEIRTMNQSITFCSSTADDFKSALAELKTLTAEVKRTREDCAILRQENKNLTERLDKAESKILELEQYSRLNNVEIKGLPLTVKDRAAEMALRIAQTIKIPLDLADIDIAHSVKTKNSNDANLIIRFTTRTKRNHFLEAAKKANLSTSDIDFTGPKQRIYVNEHLTPHNKRLLGAAIGKKREMSWKYVWTKNGSILARKTETSDVIRINCQADLSRMT, from the coding sequence ATGCCTCCCGCGATTGATGTTGTAAAGGCTATTGAAGACTTCAAGCGCGAAATGCGCGCTGAAATCCGAACGATGAATCAGAGCATAACATTTTGTTCTAGCACAGCTGATGATTTCAAAAGTGCTCTAGCGGAACTGAAAACTCTGACTGCTGAGGTCAAGAGGACAAGAGAGGATTGTGCCATTTTAAGGCAAGAAAACAAGAACCTAACCGAAAGGCTAGATAAAGCTGAAAGCAAAATCCTAGAACTAGAGCAATACAGCAGGCTCAATAATGTAGAAATAAAGGGCTTGCCACTCACGGTTAAAGACAGAGCCGCGGAGATGGCCTTGAGGATTGCGCAAACTATCAAGATTCCTCTCGACCTAGCAGACATTGACATTGCCCATAGCGTCAAGACCAAAAATAGTAACGATGCTAATCTTATTATCAGATTCACGACCCGAACCAAACGAAACCATTTTCTTGAGGCAGCAAAGAAAGCAAACCTGTCAACTTCTGATATTGACTTCACGGGGCCCAAACAGCGGATCTACGTCAATGAACATTTGACACCACACAACAAACGCCTTCTTGGCGCAGCTATCGGGAAGAAAAGGGAAATGTCTTGGAAATACGTGTGGACAAAGAACGGCAGCATACTAGCACGCAAAACGGAGACCTCCGATGTCATTCGGATCAACTGCCAAGCTGATTTGTCGAGAATGACTTAG